In Salinirussus salinus, the following proteins share a genomic window:
- a CDS encoding HemK2/MTQ2 family protein methyltransferase — MTDGGDADGPETDRPRLADRRDLDTVYQPAEDSRLLAEVAVDRIDGGLVCEVGVGSGYVARRVADETGARVVGTDITAEACRQAREAGVEVIRANLVDPFPDDAFDAVLFNPPYLPTPPELEWDDPMERALSGGEDGRAVVEPFLDSVGRVLSPDGVAYLLVSTLTGLDAVRERATAAGLTVERVRSESYPFEELVVLELGMQKS, encoded by the coding sequence GTGACCGACGGCGGCGACGCTGACGGCCCGGAGACCGACCGCCCCCGGCTGGCCGACCGCCGCGACCTCGACACGGTCTACCAGCCCGCCGAGGACTCCCGGCTGCTCGCGGAGGTGGCCGTCGACCGCATCGACGGCGGCCTGGTCTGTGAGGTCGGCGTCGGGTCGGGCTACGTCGCCCGCCGGGTGGCAGACGAGACCGGCGCCCGCGTCGTCGGGACCGATATCACCGCCGAGGCCTGCCGGCAGGCCCGCGAGGCGGGGGTCGAGGTGATCCGTGCGAACCTCGTCGACCCCTTTCCCGACGACGCGTTCGACGCCGTTCTGTTCAACCCCCCCTACCTCCCGACGCCGCCGGAACTGGAGTGGGACGACCCGATGGAGCGGGCGCTGTCGGGCGGCGAGGACGGCCGCGCGGTCGTCGAGCCCTTCTTGGACTCCGTCGGCCGGGTGCTGTCGCCCGACGGGGTGGCCTACCTACTCGTCTCGACGCTGACCGGCCTGGACGCGGTCCGCGAGCGGGCGACCGCGGCTGGACTCACTGTCGAGCGTGTGCGCTCGGAGTCGTATCCGTTCGAGGAACTCGTGGTGCTCGAGCTGGGGATGCAGAAGTCCTAA
- a CDS encoding 16S ribosomal RNA methyltransferase A, with protein MTQGTDGDRDTDGNRGTGARRSRDPDALRARAGVHGDPRKDQHFLVDDRVLDRLPGYLRTAADHVLEIGAGTGALTDRLLALGRVTAVERDPDLAAFLREEFADEVAAGRLTVLEGDALAVDLPDFDASVSNLPYGPSSELAFRLLPLGRPLVLTFQREFAERMAAGPGDDDYGRLSVAANHYADVELVETIPPEAFDPQPAVESAVVRTTPRDPAYDVPSSDFFLQFLKAVFTQRRKTMRNAVRNTAHISGLGDPEAVVAAADEDVMSARAGELPPEAFADLATLAWEVGEPS; from the coding sequence ATGACCCAGGGGACAGACGGGGACCGCGACACGGACGGAAACCGGGGGACGGGCGCCCGCCGTTCCCGCGACCCCGACGCTCTCCGGGCTCGGGCGGGCGTCCACGGCGACCCGCGGAAGGACCAGCACTTCCTGGTCGACGACCGGGTGCTCGACCGCCTGCCGGGCTACCTTCGGACCGCCGCCGACCACGTCCTCGAAATCGGCGCCGGGACGGGCGCGCTGACCGACCGGCTGCTCGCGCTCGGGCGCGTCACGGCGGTCGAGCGCGACCCCGACCTCGCGGCCTTCCTCCGCGAGGAGTTCGCCGACGAGGTCGCCGCCGGTCGGCTGACCGTCCTCGAGGGCGACGCCCTGGCGGTCGACTTGCCGGACTTTGACGCCTCCGTCTCGAATCTGCCCTACGGCCCCTCCAGCGAACTCGCCTTCCGCTTACTTCCGCTGGGCCGGCCGCTGGTGCTCACTTTCCAGCGGGAGTTCGCCGAGCGGATGGCTGCCGGTCCCGGGGACGACGACTACGGCCGGCTCTCCGTCGCCGCGAACCACTACGCCGACGTCGAACTCGTCGAGACCATCCCCCCGGAGGCCTTCGACCCGCAGCCGGCCGTCGAGAGCGCCGTCGTGCGGACGACGCCCCGCGACCCGGCCTACGACGTACCGAGTAGCGACTTCTTCCTGCAGTTTCTCAAGGCGGTGTTCACCCAGCGCCGGAAAACGATGCGCAACGCCGTCCGCAACACGGCCCACATCTCGGGGCTGGGTGACCCGGAGGCCGTCGTCGCGGCCGCCGACGAGGACGTCATGAGCGCGCGGGCGGGCGAGCTGCCGCCGGAGGCCTTCGCGGACCTGGCCACGCTGGCCTGGGAGGTCGGTGAACCGTCGTGA
- a CDS encoding DUF655 domain-containing protein, which yields MTDERDAGGHEAVVLDYLPHGRTEDDRPQYQKQPLVYALDVADFRLYEVVVDDPEFTIGDRVALDDAPGVERFHEVEYGDLPGGAQSELDYAVEELVAAEEDRFVDFYNDAQPITLRLHQLNLLPGIGKKLRNAILDERKRRPFEGFEDLEARVSGLHGPDEVLVERILEEVREDDLKYRTFARREDGEGGE from the coding sequence ATGACCGACGAGCGCGACGCCGGCGGGCACGAGGCGGTGGTCCTCGACTACCTGCCACACGGGCGCACCGAGGACGACCGGCCACAGTACCAGAAACAGCCGCTCGTCTACGCGCTCGACGTCGCCGACTTCCGGCTGTACGAGGTCGTCGTCGACGACCCCGAGTTCACCATCGGCGACCGGGTCGCGCTCGACGACGCACCCGGCGTCGAGCGGTTCCACGAGGTCGAGTACGGGGACCTCCCGGGTGGCGCGCAGTCGGAACTGGACTACGCCGTCGAGGAACTCGTCGCCGCCGAGGAGGACCGCTTCGTCGACTTCTACAACGACGCCCAGCCGATCACCCTCCGGCTCCACCAGCTCAACCTCCTGCCCGGCATCGGGAAGAAACTCCGCAACGCCATCCTCGACGAGCGCAAGCGCCGCCCCTTCGAGGGCTTCGAGGACCTCGAAGCACGGGTCAGCGGCCTCCACGGCCCCGACGAGGTGCTCGTCGAGCGCATCCTCGAGGAGGTCCGGGAGGACGACCTCAAGTACCGCACCTTCGCCCGCCGGGAAGACGGCGAGGGAGGCGAATGA
- a CDS encoding RNA polymerase Rpb4 family protein — protein MTIFKDKVDEEYLTIAETKEILEGLETERAADEDREMRYELARAVEHVNRFAMLEPEEARQFVADLLELEKVDEATAHKIVDLKPRDRDELRAVYAQERFSLSGEELDEILNVVKQYA, from the coding sequence GTATCTCACTATCGCGGAGACCAAGGAGATCCTTGAGGGGCTGGAGACCGAGCGGGCCGCCGACGAGGACCGGGAGATGCGCTACGAACTCGCCCGGGCTGTCGAGCACGTCAACCGGTTTGCCATGCTGGAGCCCGAGGAGGCCCGCCAGTTCGTCGCCGACCTCCTGGAGCTGGAGAAGGTCGACGAGGCCACCGCCCACAAGATCGTCGACCTCAAGCCCCGCGACCGGGACGAACTCCGCGCGGTCTACGCCCAGGAGCGGTTCTCACTGTCGGGCGAGGAACTCGACGAGATCCTCAACGTCGTCAAGCAGTACGCCTGA